A window of Variovorax sp. HW608 genomic DNA:
CCTTCGCGCAATTCGCGCTCGCGGTGTCGCCGCCGCGCTTCGAACTCAAGAGCAAGCCCGGCACGCCGATCCGGGAGGTGATCGAGCTGTCGCAGGTCGATGCTCGGCCGGGCGCCTACACGGTGCGCACCGCCGACTGGACCTTCAAGCCCGACGCCACGGTCGACTTCATCGACGCGCTGGCGCCCAACAGTTGCCGCCCATGGGTGGCGATCGAGCGCAAGGAGCTCACCGTCACGCCGGGGCGGCCCTATCGCTTCCGCTTCGAGGTCGCAGCGCCGGCGGACACGCCGCCGACGGAATGCCGCTTCGCGATCCTCATCGAAGGCAAGGAGCAGCCCGCGAGCCCGAACATGCCGATCGGCCTCGCGGCCCGCGTCGGCGTCGTCGTCTACGTGGCGGTCGGCGAGGTTCAGCCGGCGCTCAGCGTGGTCGGCGCCGCGGTGCAGACGGTCAACGGCATGAAGGTGCCGGTGCTCAAGGTGCGCAACGACGGCACCGCGCACGGCAGGCTCGGCGGCTTCCTCAAGGGCACGGATGCCAGCGGCACGGCGCTCGAATTCACCGCCGCCACCCTCCCGATCCTGCCGGGGGAGACGCGCGACATCGCCTTGAGCGCGACGCGTCCGGGCAACGCGGACGCGGCGGTGCAGGTCAGCTTTCCGGTGACGGTGCGCGGCAAGCTCGAATGGGGTGATTCGGGGTCGACCGAGATCGATCAGCGCTTCGCTCCATGAGGCGCCGGCTCGCCTGCGTCGCGCTCGGCATGCTCGGCGCGGGCTCTGCGCTGGACGGCCGGGCCGAAGAGCCGGCGGCGCCTGCCTATGAGGACCGCGTGCTCGAGAGCGGGCCGCAGGCCGAGGTCGACGAATCCGCACTCGAGGCCCCCTCCACCGGCTGGCCGCGCGGCGGCAGCGTCGAGCTGCAATCGCAGCGCCAGCGCGTGGTCACCGAAGCTCGCAACCAGACGCTGCAGTTCACAGGCTTTCTCGACACGCCGAACTACGGCGCCTTCTCCGCCGACCTGAGCCTGAACCGCTACCGCAGCCCGGTGACCGTGTTCGACGTCACCGGCCTCGGTGGCACGCTCTACAACCTCTCCTACCTGAGCGGCAACACCGGCCGCATCGACCAGCGCGCGATGCCCCTCGAGAACGGCTGGTACGCCAACAACAGCCTCGGCGACATCAATACCGCCGCCACGCCGATGTCGCGCGGCCTCGGGCGGGTCTTCCTGCCCTCGCTGCCGATCGAAGGCTTCTCCACCAGCTTCGAGAAGCCCGGCATCACCAGCATCAACGCCTCCAGCGGCCGGCTGGGCTTCTTCGACGGGATCAACTCGCAGGGCTTCACGGTCGGGCGCGGCAACGCGACCACGTTCGGCGCGCAACAGCGGCTCAGCGGCGACGACAACCCGCTCGGCATCAACCGCACCGACGCCGCCTTCCAGCTGGTGGACGCGCGCGACGTCAACCTCAACGGCCTGACCGGCTATGCGCAGAACACCCGCGCGTACTGGGGCGGGCTCTCGTGGCAGGGCGTGTCGCCCTGGGCCGACTCGGTCGGCGCCGGCATCGGCCCGCTGACCGAGCGCCCGGGCGGGATGCGCGTGCAGGCCAACTACGCGCACAGCGAAGGCCAGCCGTCGACCCCCGGCTCGCTCGCGCCGCGCGATTCGGCCAACGGCTTCTGGGTCGATGCGGACTGGCGCGGCGACTGGGCGCGGCAGAGCGCGAGCCTCTTCCGCTTCGATCCGGCGCTGCGCTGGGGCAGCACGCCGATCGCGGGCGATCTGCAGGGCGCGAGCTGGCGCGGCGACGTCTCGACCCGGCAGTGGCAGCTCGGCACCAACCTGGAACTGAGCGAAAGCGTGAGCGGCCTCAGCGGCCGCTCGCTCTTCGGCAACGTCTTCGGGCGCTACCGTTTCGATTCGCGCGACGCGATCTCGTCGACCCTCGCCGGGCGCACCGGCAGCCAGGCCGCGCAGTCGATCGAAGTCACCTGGGAACACATCTCGCCGACCTGGGGCCAGAGCCAATGGCGCACGGACATCGCGCACGGCCGCAACTCGCAAGTGGTGCGCTTCGGCCTCGACCAGGCCTGGCCGGTGGCGGAAAACGCCTCGCTCTCGACCACGCTGGCGCTCGAGCAGGCCGAGCAGCTCGGCGTCACCGCGCGCTCCGCGATCTGGGGCGCGCTCGGCAGCCTGCCCTTTCTCGCGAGCGGCCGGCTCGACCTGGGCGTGCGCGGCAGCAACGGCATCGGCGGCAACGACGCGCGCTACCTCAACGCCAATGCGCGCGTGAGCTGGGCGCTGGGCGCCGGCTGGTCGTTCTACGTGCAGTACACCGCCGCGCAGGGGCAGGAATCGCTCAATCCGGCGGTGGTATCGGCGTTGACCGCGGCCACCCTGGCGCCCGTGGTCGTGCTGCCGTCCAGCCGGACGCTGATGTTCGCGATCCGCTACGAGGCGCGCGCCGGCACGGCGACCGTGCCGATCGGCGGCAGCGCCGCCGGCGGCTCGGGCCGGCTCGAAGGCCACGTGTTCTTCGACCAGAACGGCAACGGCGTGCGCGAGGCCAACGAAGGCGGCATCCCCGGCGTCACGGTGGTGCTCAACGGCCGTTTCGTCGCCCGCACCGACGCACAGGGCTTCTACAGCTTCCCGGCGGTGGCGCCCGGCCATCACGAGATCGAACTCATCCCCGACAACCTGCCGCTGCCGTGGAGCAATCCGGGTCCGGCGACGCGCCGCGTCGACGTGTTCGTGCGCGACACGACCACCGCCGACTTCGCGATCCAGCGCGACCGCTGATCTCCATCTTCGGAAGGATGCTCCACCCTTCACATTTGGATCAAACTGCCGATATCCCGAGGTCGGCGTCGCCCGGACGCAGGATGGAGTGCAATGTCGGGGAAAGAGATCGGTGCGAATCGCGGCGTCGGCGGACGCGCGGCCAGGGGCATCCTGCTCGCGGTGATGCTCGCGCCGCTCGCCTGCGCGGCCGAAGCCACCATCGCTGCGCCCGGCGCGAACAGCGCGTCCGCCCGTCTGTCGTTCAGGATCGTCGTTCCGCCGGTGTTCCGCGTGCTGCAGATCACGCCGGTCAAGGAGGGCTTGCAGTACCGCGTCTGGACCAATATGCCGTCCATCCTGCTCAACGGCATCGAATACCGGTTCAGCCGCGTCGGCGAAACCACGCTGACCATTGCCGCCCCTCCGGACGGCGTCTTCATCGTCCACGGCCTCTGAGGCCCGAGGCCGCTACCTCGGTTGCGACTCGACCTCGCGGGTCCAGCGGTCGATCAGGCGCTTGCGCTCGGCCGCGCTGCCGTACTTCTCGAAGTCGTACCTGATGAGCCGCACGTCGCTCATCGACGGAATGCGCGGATCCGGCTTGAAGGTCTTGTTGGCGGGCGACTGCAGGCTGCCGGCCTTGGCGCCGATCGACTGCCCGGCCGGGCTCATCAGCCAGTCGTAATAGCGGATCGCGTTGGCCTTGTTGCGCGCGCCCTTCACGAGCGCGATGCCGCCGATCTCGTAGCCGGTGCCCTCGCAGGGCGCAACCGACTTGACCGGGTACTTGTCGTAGCGCCAGCGGTCGAAGCCGAAGATGAAGCTGATGCCGATGGCGACCTCGCCCTTGGCCACGTTCGGCGCCTGCGCCTGGCCGCTGCGGGTGTAGGCGGTGGTGTTGCGGTGCAGCTTCTTGAGGTAGTCGAAGGCCTGGTCCTCGCCCATGAGCTGCACCAGGCCGGCGACGATGGTGTAGCCGGTGCCGCTGGTCGCGGGGTGCGACATCTCGATCTCGCCCTTGTATTCGGGCTTGATCAGGTCGGCCCAGCAGCGCGGCTCGGGCAGCTTCTTCTTCCTGAGCACGTCGGTGTTGAAGCCGAAGCCCATGGCGCTGGTGTAGAAGCCGCCGACCATGTTCTGCGACATCGCGTACTGGCGCACCGACCAGTCGTAGAGGTCGTTGATGTAGGCCGGCCGGTAGGGATCGAGCAGCCCCTGCTCGGCCGCCTGCAGGAAGGGATCGCCGGTGCCGCCCCACCAGATGTCGGTCTTGGGGTTGGCCGCCTCGGCGCGCAGTTGCGCCGCGATCTCGCCGGTGCCCTTGTGGGCCTGCAGCACGCGGATGCCGGTGGCGCGCGCGAACTCCGCCGCGGCCGCCTCGCACCAGCTCGCGTCGGTGCTGCACAGCGCATTCACCGTGCCCTGCGCTCCCGCGTTCGATGCCGCCAGCAGGCCGAGCAATACGCCGGCGGCGGCAAGGGTGCGTCTCTGAGCGAGAAAGTGCATGGGGCCATCCCGGGTTTCACGAGGAAACCGCGAGGATAGCGTCTCGCGCCGGGCGCCGGATCAGGGTCAGTGCGGTGCGCCGCCGGTGATCCCGGCCATGCCCGTGGACTGGCCGATCGACTCGGTCTGCAGCGGATGCGCCGCCTCGACCGCGCCCTTGTACACCTCGGCGCGCGTGAGCTGGCCGGTCGGCATGGGCGCGCTGGTCGACTGACCGATCGACTCGGTGTCGGTCGGGCGGGCCGCGGACCTCGCGCCGGCGGCGACTTCGGGCATCGAGGTGCTGTTGTTCGTCTGCATCGGCCGATAGTCGGAGCCGTCGGATTGTGGCTGGGTCTGGGCACTCACGGTGAATGAAGCGAAGGCCGCGAGGGCCGCGAAGGTTCCGAGCGCGACCGCCTTGCTGGAAGCATGCATGTTGTTCTCCTGAAGTGACCCTTGCCACTCTAGGCAGCCAGTCTGAGCCAGGAATGAGCGAAGAATGAGCTCAGGATGAGGCCGTCAGGTACACGCGCGCCAGCAGACCCGGGCCATCGGCGCGGTTCGCGAGCGCGATGCGCAGCCCGTTGCGCAATGCCGCGGTGCGCGCGATGGAAAGCCCCAGCCCGCTGCCCCCGGCGGGTGCGCCCGCGATGCGGAAGAAGCGGTCGAACACACGCTCGAGCTGTTCCGGCGGGATGCCCGGGCCATCGTCCAGCACATCGACCACCGGCTGGCCATCCACCATGTGCAGCCGCACGTCGACCACGCCGCCCTCGGGCGCGTAACGCACCGCGTTGTCGATGAGGTTGTCGAACACGCTGCGCAGCTCCGACGGCGGCGCGGACACCAGCGGGGCGACGCGGCCGTCGAATCCCACGTCCACGCGGCGCTGGTCGGCCAGCACCATGAGCTGGCCCACGCTGTCGCGCAGCAGCGCGGCGACGTCGACCGGCCCGCGCGCGGCCGGTGGCGGCCCGTCCTGCCGCGACAGGCGCAGCAACTGCTCGATGAGATGCTGCGCCCGCTCCACGCCGCCTTCGAGCTGGGCGAAGCGCTCCGCCGCGTCGCCGGCCGGAACGTGGCCGCGCAGGTTCTCTATCTGCAGCCGGATCGCGGCCATCGGGGTGCGCAGCTCATGCGCGGCGTCCTGCATGAAGCGGCGCTGGGTCGACAAGGCGCCGCGCAGCCGCCCGAGCACGCTGTTGAAGGCATCGACCAGCGGCGCGATCTCCTCCGGCACGCGGGCGCTCGCCACTTCGTGCGTGTCGCCCACCTCCTGCGCCGCCACGTCGCGCGCGACCGCACGCAGCGAGCGCGACGCCGCCGAGACGATCAGCAGCAGCATCAGCAGCGTGACCGGCAGCATCAGCAGGATCGGCAGGCTTTCCAGCAAGGCACGGCGCACGATGCGGTTGCGGCGGAAGCCGTCGTTCTGCACCACCTGGACGCGCGGCATGTCGGCTTGCGCGCCCGGCTCGGCGGTGAAGACGCGCCATGCATCCTCGCTTCGCGGGCTGGCGCGCACGTCGCTGAAGCCGGCGTCGGATTGCAGCGGCATCTCGAGCCCGGGCCAGGACGAGCCCAGCAGCGAGCTGCCGTCGCCGCTCCAGACCTGCACGACGAAGGCGCCGCGCCGGATCACGTCGTCGCGGGTCGCCGACTGCAGCGGCGGCGGGCGATGGTGGCTCACATGCGACTCGGCCACGAGCCGCATCTGGTCATCCATGAAGTTGTTGACCAGCCGGCCGTAGGCGCCATAGGAAAACCAAACCGTGGCCGCGATCGCCACCAGATACAGCGCCACCAGCCACAGCAGCAGGCGGCTGCGCAGGGATCGGAGCCTGAAGTGCAGCGGCACGGGCTGGGGGGGGCTCATTCGGAAACCTTCGCGCTTCGCGCTGCGGTGCGAGCCCCCTTCGGAGCGGCCGGGCGGGGGCTCACGCCGGCACGACGCGCCAGCCGAGGCCGCGCACGTTGCGGATCGCCTCCGCGCCGAGCTTGCGCCGCATGCCGTGGATCAGCACGTCGATCGCGTTGCTCGTGACTTCCTCGCCCCAGCCGTAGATGCGGCCCTCCAGCTGCTCGCGCGAGAGGATCGCGCCGGGCCGCTCCAGGAGCGCGTGCAGCAGCGCGAACTCGCGTGCGGTGAGCACCTCGCGCACGCCGTCGACGACCACGTCGCGCGTGGTGAGGTCGAGCTGCAGCGTGGCGGTGCCGATCACCGAATGCGCCGCGCCGTCGCGCCGCCGCACCACAGCACGCATGCGCGCGAGCAATTCGCGCAGCTCGAAGGGCTTGAGCAGGTAATCGTCCGCGCCGAGGTCGAGCGTCTCGATGCGGTCGTCGAGCCCGTCGCGCGCGGTCAGCACCAGCACCGGCGTCGCATCGCCGCGCTTGCGGGCGCGGCGCAGCACCTCGGTACCGTCGAGCTTGGGCAGCCCCATATCGAGCAGCACGCAGGTGTAGCCGCCGTCGGCCAGCGCGCTGTGGGCCAAGGCGCCGTCGCGCACCCAGTCCACCGACCAGCCGGCATTGTCGAGCGCATGCGAGAGACTGCGGCCGATCATTTCGTCGTCTTCCACGAGCAATGCGCGCACCGGGGCTCCTTGGGTCGAAAACACAAGTGCGTCGAGGCTACGCTTGTTTTCTTAGCCCTGCATGAGAGCGCCGACGGGCGGTCGCGGCACATGGCCAGCTTCTGCTGGGATCGGGTCTCGAAACTGCTCTACATAGCTGCGAATCTTTCCGCCAAGAAATCCACCAGCGTTCGGACGCGATTGGGAACGAACCGACCGCTGGGCAGCAGCGCGTGAAGCGGGTAAGGCTCCGTCTCCCATTCGGTCAGCAGCGGCACGAGCGTTCCGCGGCGCAGATCATGTCGCAGTTCCACCTCGGTCTTCAGGATGATTCCTGCCCCGGCGACCGCCCAATCGTGAGCCAGCGATGCATCGTCGACTGTCCGGTCTCCGCTGACCCGCACAGTTGTCCACTGACCATCCCGGCCAAACCGCCAGGTCTGGAAAGGCCGCCCAGCGCGCATGAACGCGATGCAGTTGTGGTCGACCAGATCCATCGGTGATCGAGGTGTGCCGCGTTCCTTCAGGTACGCCGGCGACGCCGTCAGGATCGTCCTGGCGTGAGTCAGCGTACGCGCCACCAGGCGTGAGTCGGCAAGCACACCGTAGCGAAGCGCGATGTCGACTTCGTCTCGCAGAACATCCAGGACACGGTCGCCGACGTTGAGCACGAGTTTCACACCGGGGTGCAGACGCAGGAACTCATCGAACATGGGCAACAGCACTGCACGCGCGAGATCTGAAGGCGCCGCCACGCGTATGGTCCCCAACAGCGCCCCGCGCTCCATGTCCATCTGAGCTTCGCCTTCGGCGAGCAACTCGATGGCTCGAGTTGCGTACTCCACCAGGATCTGGCCAGGCTGGGTCAGGCGCATCGCACGGGTGGACCGCTCCATGAGCCGCGTGCGAAGTTGCGCCTCGAGACGCTTGAGGGTCGCGCTGGCCGCAGCAGGCGTGATGTTCAGCGCGCGTGCCGCCGCGCTGAGCGAACCGCCGCGGGCTGCGTGCAGCAGCACCTGGAGGTCGTCGATATTTTCAATTTTCATTTGAAACAGAAGCCATCGTTGGCGATCTTATCAGGTCCAGTTTGAAAGCGTAGAGTTCTTCCCACGACGCAACCACTCAACAGGAGCATCAACATGAAAGCTGTCGGCTATCGCAAGAACCTGCCCATCGAGGCCCCCAACGCGCTCGAAGATCTCGAGCTGGCCGTACCTCAGACCACGGCCCACGACTTGCTGGTTCGTGTAAAGGCCGTGTCCGTCAACCCGGTTGACACGAAAGTGCGCAAAGGCTCGCCGCCGCCGGCCGGCCAGGCTCGCGTGCTGGGATGGGACGCCGTCGGGATCGTCGAGGCGGTGGGTGCGCAAGCGCAAGGCTTCGCCATCGGCGACAGGGTCTGGTACGCCGGGGCGATCGATCGACCCGGCGCCAACAGCGAACTGCACGCCATCGACGCACGTATCGTCTCCAAGGCACCTTCCTCGCTGCCCGACGCGCAGGCAGCAGCACTGCCCCTGACCGCGATCACCGCGTGGGAGCTGCTGTTCGACCGGCTGCGCGTCCCCAAGGGTGGCGGCGAGGGCCAGACGCTGCTTGTCGTCGGCGGCGCCGGAGGTGTCGGCTCGATCCTGATCCAGCTGGCGCAACGCCTCACCAAGCTGCGAGTCGTCGCCACCGCGTCGCGGCCCGAGTCCCGCGATTGGTGCCTCACGCTCGGGGCGCACGCTGTGATCGACCATGAGAAGCCGCTGGCCGACGCGTTGAAGGCCGCTGGCATCGGTGAGGTCGACTACGTCGCCTCGCTGACGCATACCGAGGTGCACTACCCGCAAATCATCCAGAGCCTCAAACCTCAAGGCGCGCTCGGCCTCATCGACGACCCGAAGGGGCTCGATCCGATGGCACTGAAGTCCAAGTCGATTTCGCTTCATTGGGAATTGATGTTCACCCGGTCGCTCTACACCACGAGCGACATGCATGAGCAGGGCCGCCTGCTCGGTGAAATCGCCAGGCTGGTCGATGCCGGACAACTTCGCACGACCGCCAATGCCGTTGTCGGCGCGATCAACGCAGCCAACCTCACGAAGGCACACGCGCTCGTCGAGACGGGCAAATCGATTGGCAAGGTGGTGCTGGAGGGGTTCTGAGCCTCACCCACGTCGTCGCCAATCTTCTCTTCCTCATTCACTAAACCAGGATAGATCCATGTCGCAAATCTCCCATACGTCTACTACGCCTGTCGCCTCGATCACCCGGGACGGCGCCCTCGCGCTGGTTGCGGCCGCGCGCAAAGCCGGCAAGGACATCGGGATCGAACTCGCGATCGCCGTGACCGACGCTGGTGGCCATCTCGTGGCCTTCGAGCGGGCCGAGGGTGCTCCCTTCCTCACGGCCGGCGTGGCGATCGACAAGGCGTGGACGGCCGCGTCGTTCGGTCTGAGCACCCAGGTCTGGAACCAGGTCGTCGCGCAGCCCGCGACTGCGCCGCTCGCCCAGCATCCGCGCGTCATGGCGGTCGGCGGTGGGGTGCCCATCGTCGTCGGCGGCAAGATCGCCGGCGGCATCGGCATCTCGGGCGGCAACGCGCAGCAGGACCATGACGCAGCGGTGGCGGCGCTCGAAGCACAAGGCTTCGAGGTGTCGAAATGATCACTGCCGCGTCGTCTTCGCGTTGACGTCACTGCGCGGCGACCATCTGCTGTGACCGATGGTCGCCGCCGCCCCTGCATCAGCCGAGTCGGGCGAACCCCGCTTTTCGGGCCTGTGTATTGGGCAGGCCAGTTTCTGGCTTGCGAATCGGCCGACGCGTGCCGGAATGCTGGGGCTGGCTAGCCTCGGCGCTGCCGGGCCGCGCCTAGAACCGCTCGTGCGGCCCCAGATACCGCCACTGCCCCACCGGCAGATGGCCCAGCATCACCTGTCCGATCCGGATGCGCTTGAGTCCCACCACCTTGAGCCCGACGAGCTCGCACATGCGGCGGATCTGCCGCTTCTTGCCTTCGGTCAGCACGAAGCGCAACTGCTCGGGGTTCTGCCAGTCGACGCGCGCGGGCTTCAGCGCCTGGCCGTCGAGGGCGAGGCCGTGGCGCAGCTTCGCGAGCTGCTCGCGCGGGAACGCGGCCTGCACGTCCTGCGCGACCGTGCCATAGGACACGCGCACCAGGTATTCCTTCTCGATGTCCGAGTCCTCGCCGATCAGGCGGCGCGCGACGCGGCCGTCCTGCGTGAGCACCAGCAGCCCCACCGAATCGATATCCAGCCGCCCCGCCGGCGCCAGTCCGCGCAGCTGCGGCGGTGAAAAGCGGATGCGGCTCGTGTCCTCGCGCCAGTGCGTGCGCGAGTTGACCAGCACCACCGCCGGGTCGTGCCCGTCCTCGGCCTGTCCGCTCACGTAGCCGACCGGCTTGTTGAGCAGGATCGTCACCTGCTGCTGCTGCTGGTTCTGCGCCTTGCGGTCGACCTCGATGCGGTCGGCCGGCGTGACCTTGACGCCCATCTCCGCCACCTGGCCGTTGACCTTGACCCAGCCGTTGGCGATCCAGTCGTCCGCCTCGCGGCGCGAGCACAGGCCCAGTTCGGCCATGCGTTTGTTGAGGCGGGAAGGTGCGGGGGTGTCGGGCATGGGGATCGGCGGACTCGGGTTGCGGCGATTTTCCGCCATCCATGCGGGGGATGTTCCAATCGCTGCCTCAGCTCCTCGCGTCCTCGCTGCCGCGCCGCCTCGATGAACATCGTCGTCCTCACTTCGGTCGCCATGCTGGCCTTCGCCGGCAACTCGCTGCTGTGCCGCGTCGCGCTGCAGCACGCCGGCATCGATGCCGCCAGCTTCACGTCGGTGCGGCTGGCGTCGGGCGCGCTGGTGCTCTGGCTGATCGCATCGCGGCAGGCCGCCGCACGGCCCCGGCGGCTCGCGGGCGGATGGCTTTCGGCGCTGGCCCTGTTTGCCTACGCCGAGGCGTTTTCCTTCGCCTACATCAGCTTGCCGGCCGGCTCGGGTGCCCTGCTGCTGTTCGCGGCGGTGCAGATCAGCATGATCGGATGGGGCCTGTCGAAGGGCGAGAGGTTCACACGCTCGCAGGCGATCGGCTTTGCGCTGGCCGTGGGCGGGCTGGTCTTCCTGCTGCTGCCGGGAATTGCCGCCCCGCCGCTGGACGGCGCGCTGCTGATGATCGTCGCGGGCATCTCGTGGGCCGTCTATTCGCTGCGCGCCAAGGGCGCCGGCGATCCGACGCAGGTGACGGCCGGCAACTTCGCGCGTTCCGCGCCGATGGCGCTCGCGGTGAGCGCCGCGATGCTGTCCTCGATGCGCTGGAGCCCGGCGGGCGTCGCCTATGCGATCGCATCGGGCGCACTCACCTCGGGGCTCGGCTACGTGATCTGGTATGCGGCGCTGCGCGAGCTCCGGGTGACCAGCGCCGCGACGGTGCAGCTCAGCGTGCCGGTGATCGCGGCCTTCGGCGGCGTGGCTTTTCTCGGCGAATCCGCGAGCCTCAGATTGCTGGTCGCGTCGGTGCTCGTGCTCGGCGGTGTGGCGATCGTGCTGCTGGTGCGCGTACGTCAGGCCACCAGCCGGTAACCCACCGCCGTTTCGGTGATCAGATGGCGTGGCTGCGCCGGATCGGCTTCGAGCTTCTGCCGCAGGTGGCCCATGTAGATGCGCAGGTAGTGGTTCTGATCGCCATGCGAAGGCCCCCAGACCTCGCGCAGCAGCTGGCGCTGCGTGAGCACGCGGCCGGCATTGGCGACCAGCACCGACAGCAGGCGGTACTCGGTCGGCGTGAGATGCACCTGCACGCCCGCGCGCCGCACCAGCCGCGCGGTGCGATCGACCTCGACCTCGCCGAAGCGGAACACCGGCTCGGGCTCGTCGTTGCCGACCGCGGTGCGGGGCCGGCGCAGGTTGGCGCGCACGCGCGCGAGCAGCTCGCCGGTGCCGAAAGGCTTGGTGAGATAGTCGTCGGCGCCGGCATCGAGCGCGGCGATCTTGTCGGCCTCGTCGCTGCGGGCCGAGAGCACGATGATCGGCACGCCCGACCAGCCGCGCACGTCGCGGATGAGGCTCACGCCGTCGCCATCGGGCAATCCGAGATCGAGCACCAGCAGATCGGGCTGGCGCGTACCGGCCGCCGCCAGCCCATCGCGCAAGGTGCCGGCTTCATGCACCAGCCAGCCTTCGGCCTCCAGCGCGCCGCGCACGAAACGGCGGATCTGCGGCTCGTCCTCGATCACGATGGCGGTGGGGCTGGGCATGGCTTCAGAGCGGGATTTCGACGGGTTCAGGCGAGGGGCGACGCGGCAGCGTGACCGTGAATTCTGCACCGCCGCCTTCCGCATTCGCGGCCGCGATCTGCCCGCCGTGCGCGTTCACAACCGCCTTGCAGATGGCAAGCCCCAACCCGACGCCCGGCGTCGCCGATTCGGCCTGGCCGCGCGTGAACTTGTCGAACAGCGTCTGCTCGCGGCCCTTCAGCGAAGCCGGCAGGCCCGGGCCGTGATCGCGTACGCCGAGCACCAGCGAGCCTTCGGGCGCACGCGCACCGACGACGACAGGCGGCGCACCGTACTTGGCCGCGTTCTCCAGCAGGTTGACCAGCACGCGCTCGATCAGCACCGCGTCGAACTCGACCAGCGGCAGGTCCGGCGGCAGATCGGTCTGCACCGCCATGTCGCCGAGCGCCGGCCGCACGGCGCGGATCGCGGAGCCCACCACCTCTTCGACCGACTGCCACTCGCGCCGCAGGTTGACCGCGCCGCCCTCGATGCCGCTTTCCAGGCGCGCCATGTCCAGCAGGTTGCTGACCAGGGCATGCAGCTGATGCGCCTGCCGGACGATCGCGCGCGCCGCCTCGCGCTGCTCGCCGCCTTCGGGCAGCGTCTGCAGCGATTCCGCGAGCGCGATCAGCGCCGTCAGCGGCGTGCGAACGTCGTGCGAGATCGCACCGAGCAGCGCATTGCGCAGGCGCTCCGATTCGATCTCGACCACCGCCTGCTGGGCGACGTCGACGTAGTGCACACGCTCCAGCGCGATCGCGATCTGCCGCGCGAGCGTGTCGAGCTGTTGCGCCTGTTCGGGGATCAGCAGC
This region includes:
- a CDS encoding pseudouridine synthase, with amino-acid sequence MPDTPAPSRLNKRMAELGLCSRREADDWIANGWVKVNGQVAEMGVKVTPADRIEVDRKAQNQQQQQVTILLNKPVGYVSGQAEDGHDPAVVLVNSRTHWREDTSRIRFSPPQLRGLAPAGRLDIDSVGLLVLTQDGRVARRLIGEDSDIEKEYLVRVSYGTVAQDVQAAFPREQLAKLRHGLALDGQALKPARVDWQNPEQLRFVLTEGKKRQIRRMCELVGLKVVGLKRIRIGQVMLGHLPVGQWRYLGPHERF
- a CDS encoding DMT family transporter, with the translated sequence MNIVVLTSVAMLAFAGNSLLCRVALQHAGIDAASFTSVRLASGALVLWLIASRQAAARPRRLAGGWLSALALFAYAEAFSFAYISLPAGSGALLLFAAVQISMIGWGLSKGERFTRSQAIGFALAVGGLVFLLLPGIAAPPLDGALLMIVAGISWAVYSLRAKGAGDPTQVTAGNFARSAPMALAVSAAMLSSMRWSPAGVAYAIASGALTSGLGYVIWYAALRELRVTSAATVQLSVPVIAAFGGVAFLGESASLRLLVASVLVLGGVAIVLLVRVRQATSR
- the kdpE gene encoding two-component system response regulator KdpE, which gives rise to MPSPTAIVIEDEPQIRRFVRGALEAEGWLVHEAGTLRDGLAAAGTRQPDLLVLDLGLPDGDGVSLIRDVRGWSGVPIIVLSARSDEADKIAALDAGADDYLTKPFGTGELLARVRANLRRPRTAVGNDEPEPVFRFGEVEVDRTARLVRRAGVQVHLTPTEYRLLSVLVANAGRVLTQRQLLREVWGPSHGDQNHYLRIYMGHLRQKLEADPAQPRHLITETAVGYRLVA